The following proteins come from a genomic window of Miscanthus floridulus cultivar M001 chromosome 2, ASM1932011v1, whole genome shotgun sequence:
- the LOC136515650 gene encoding PHD finger protein ALFIN-LIKE 3-like has translation MDMPPAPVSSNPRSVEEIFKDFSGRRAGLVGALTSDVDDFCSFCDPDKENLCLYGLPNGTWEVSPPADEVPPELPEPALGINFARDGMQRRDWLSLVAVHSDSWLISVAFFYGARLNANDRKRLFSLISDLPSVFEAFADRKHGRDRSGVDSSGKSRHSSKRGNDGHAKNSRAAAPAAKEYDDDDDEEDEEHTETFCGSCGGLYNANEFWIGCDICERWFHGKCVRITPAKAEHIKHYKCPDCSSKKMRQ, from the exons ATGGATATGCCCCCCGCGCCCGTCTCCTCCAACCCGCGCTCGGTCGAGGAAATCTTCAAGGACTTCTCCGGCCGCCGCGCGGGGCTCGTCGGCGCCCTCACCTCCG ATGTGGACGATTTCTGCAGCTTCTGCGACCCTG ATAAGGAGAATTTGTGTCTTTACGGCCTTCCCAACGGGACCTGGGAGGTGTCGCCGCCAGCGGACGAGGTTCCTCCGGAGTTGCCCGAGCCGGCGCTCGGCATCAACTTTGCGCGCGACGGCATGCAGCGCCGCGACTGGCTCTCACTCGTCGCGGTCCACTCTGACTCGTGGCTCATCTCCGTCGCTTTCTTCTACGGTGCTCGCCTCAACGCCAACGACCG gaaGCGCTTATTCAGCTTGATCAGTGATCTTCCTTCTGTCTTTGAAGCATTCGCGGACAGGAAACACGGCAGAGATAGGTCTGGGGTTGATAGCAGTGGCAAGTCCAGACACTCATCAAAG AGAGGAAACGATGGCCATGCGAAGAATTCCAGGGCAGCAGCTCCTGCTGCCAAAGAgtatgacgacgacgatgacgaggaaGACGAGGAACACACGGAAACCTTTTGTGGAAGCTGTGGCGGCCTTTACAACGCGAACGAGTTCTGGATCGGCTGCGACATATGTGAGCGGTGGTTCCACGGCAAATGTGTGCGGATCACCCCTGCCAAAGCGGAGCACATAAAGCACTACAAGTGCCCGGACTGCAGCTCGAAGAAAATGAGGCAGTAG
- the LOC136537739 gene encoding uncharacterized protein has translation MPSRNKISVAMLMSLAVMGLLLCHLATTASAAKKGIHVLGSVDGSSDDGGSPESGEGRVVYADMKLADTESSSSDAPAPAPAPGPSSS, from the coding sequence ATGCCGTCCCGCAACAAGATCAGCGTGGCCATGCTGATGAGCTTGGCCGTGATGGGCCTGCTCCTTTGCCACctcgccaccaccgcctccgccgccaagAAAGGCATCCATGTCCTCGGCAGCGTCGACGGCTCGAGCGACGACGGCGGCAGCCCCGAGTCCGGCGAAGGCCGCGTCGTCTATGCGGATATGAAGCTGGCTGATACAGAATCCAGCTCGTCCgatgcgccggcgccggcgcccgcgCCGGGGCCGTCGTCCAGTTGA
- the LOC136536001 gene encoding uncharacterized protein, whose product MLKKPCPYHQGQVRHALEDCTMLRCYYAKLKLPNDDAKKKGAGDRDDDKDEGFPKEVLTFEVVGFKGTYHAVLGRLCYAKFMAVPNYTYLKLKMPGPNGVITIESTYEHAYDCDVKCIEYVEALVEAETLIDDLDRLGSHLHEAKHRARTFEPTEAVKLIPVDPACPNDRALRISTTLDIK is encoded by the exons atgctgaagaagccctgcccttatcaccagggccaggtgaggcatgccctcgaggattgcaccatgctccggtgttATTACGCCAAGCTCAAGCTCCCCaacgatgatgccaagaagaagggcgccggcgaccgggacgacgataaggacgaagggttccccaag gaggtccttaccttcgaggtggttgggttcaaaggaACTTACCATGCCGTCCTAGGGCGgctgtgctatgccaagttcatggcggtacccaactacacctacctcaagctcaagatgccgggtcccaacggcgtcatcacaattgagtccacgtacgaacatgcctACGACTGTGATGTCAAGTGCATCGAGTACGTCGAGGCTCtcgtagaggccgagaccctcatcgatGACCTTGATCGACTTGGCAGCCACCTTCATGAGGCCAAGCATCGAGctaggactttcgagcccacggaggctGTCAAACTCATCCCAGTCGACCCTGCATGCCCCAACGACCGGGCGTTGAGGATCAGCACcactctcgacatcaaatag